The genomic stretch CCGATCAAGTATGATGGCATAGAAAAGAAGAAGGGCAGTTATGGACGATTTTGCGCTACGCCAACAGTTACTAGTTCTATTTTGTCAATTGGCTTATCAAGAGGGGGATTTTTTGCTCTCTTCGGGCCAAAAAAGTTCTTACTATATCAACAGTAAACCGGTTACTCTCCATCCCCAGGGAGCGATGGCGGTGGGTCAGTTATTGTTAAGGCAGTTACCAGAAGCGGTACAAGCGGTAGCGGGTTTAACCTTGGGAGCCGATCCGATTGTTACGGCTGTTAGTGTAGTTTCTGCTTATGAAGAGCGCCCCATCTCGGCGTTAATTGTGCGTAAGGAAGCGAAAGGTCACGGAACTCAGGCTTATATTGAGGGGCCAAG from Roseofilum capinflatum BLCC-M114 encodes the following:
- the pyrE gene encoding orotate phosphoribosyltransferase; this translates as MDDFALRQQLLVLFCQLAYQEGDFLLSSGQKSSYYINSKPVTLHPQGAMAVGQLLLRQLPEAVQAVAGLTLGADPIVTAVSVVSAYEERPISALIVRKEAKGHGTQAYIEGPSLPQGAKVVVLEDVVTTGQSAMKAVERLRAVGYEVNQVMALVDRLQGGAEFYQSMGLKFEALFTIKDIQQRYQENSAFRGRCVMRKYH